GGGCTGCTCTATATCCTCAACGCGCTGCTCCTGTTTTCGGTGACGGCGCTGGCGCTGTGGCTGTGGCTCGGCCAGGCGGTGACGATCGGCGCCGTCGCCGTGGTCATCGGCCTCGTGCTCCGTATGTGGGGCATGTCGCAGTGGATCATGTGGGAAATGTCGAGCCTGTTCGAGAACATCGGCACGGTGCAAGACGGCATCGCCTCGATCTCGCTGCCGCGCCTGGTCGAAGACCGGCCGGGGGCGAAGGACATTGCCGTCACCAAGGGCGAGATCCGCTTCGACGACATTCGTTTCCACTATGGCAAGCAGAAGGGCGTCATCGAGAACCTGTCGCTGACGGTGAAGCCCGGCGAGAAAGTCGGCATTGTCGGGCGCTCGGGTGCGGGCAAGTCGACGCTGGTCAATCTCCTGTTGCGGTTCTACGACCTCGAGAACGGCCGGATCCTGATCGACGGCCAGGAGATCGCTTCGGTGACGCAGGATTCGCTGCGCGCGCAGATCGGCATGGTGACGCAGGACACTTCGCTGCTGCATCGTTCGGTGCGCGACAACATCCTTTACGGGCGGCCCGATGCGACGGAGGAAATGCTTGTCGAGGCAGCCGGGCGGGCCGAGGCGCTGGAGTTTATCGGCAGGCTTTCGGATCACACCGGACGTAAAGGGCTCGATGCTCATGTCGGCGACCGCGGCGTCAAATTGTCCGGCGGCCAGCGGCAACGCATCGCCATTGCTCGCGTTATGTTGAAGGACGCACCGATACTTATCCTTGACGAAGCGACGTCGGCGCTGGATTCCGAAGCCGAGGCCGCCATCCAGGAGAATCTCTACAAGCTCATGCAAGGCAAGACCGTCATCGCCATTGCGCACCGGCTGTCGACCATCGCGGCGATGGACAGGCTCGTCGTCCTCGACAAGGGCCGTGTCATCGAGGAAGGGTCGCACGAGGAACTCGTTGCCAGCGGCGGGCTCTACGCGCAGCTCTGGCAGCGCCAGTCGGGGGGGTTCCTGCTCGACGACGGTCCGGTCGATGCCGCCAATGACGCCGTTGCCAACGACATCGGCGTGAAGGGTGAAGCCGCAGAGTGATGACGTCAGCATGATGACAGCCGTCTATCGCTGGTTCGAGGACTGGGTCTATCCGTTCAGGGAGCCGGCGGACCTTCGGCCACCGCCAAGCGTCGGCGGCTTCCTCTGGCACTATGTCGGCCAGGCGAAGTTCGCCTTCTTCGCCATGCTGGTCATCGGCGGCATCGCGCCGCTGATCGAGGCCGGGCTTTTCTACTTCGTCGGGCGGCTGGTCGATATTCTCGACCAGCTTCCCGGTGAACGCAGCTGGGACGCGCTGTGGACCGCCGCCGGGCCTGAGCTTGTTTTCATGATCGCAGTGGTGCTGGTCATCCGCACCGTCGTCGTCGGCCTGTCGGCGCTGGTCAACGAACAGACGATCACGCCGGGCTTCTACAATCTGGTGCGCTGGCAGGCGCACCGGCATGTGTCGCGGCAGTCCTACACCTTCTTCCAGAACGATTTCGCCGGCCGTATCGCGACAAAAGTCTGGCAGGCCGGGCAGGCGACCGGCGACCTGATGGAGAGCTTCATCGAGGTCATCTGGTTCATGCTCATCTATACGGTGACGACCTTGGCGCTGGTCGCCGGGCTGGATCTGCGCCTGGCCGTGCTGGTGGTGATCTGGATCCTCGCGTTCGCCTGGCTGGCCAAGCTCTATCTGCCCTCGATCCGCAGGCATGCCGAGGCCACGGCTGAAGCTGGCTCGATGATCAATGGGCGCATCATCGATTCCTATTCCAACGTGCAGACGCTGAAGCTATTCTCGGCCGACGGCGACGACCGCTACATCAAGAACGGCTTCGACATCTATCTCGATGCACTACGGCCCTTCACCCGCCGGCTGACCGGCGTGCGCATGGCGCTGACGACGCTGTCGGGCATCATGATCACCGCGATTGGCTGCTTTGCCGTCTATCTCTGGGTCGAAGGGTCGATCACCGTCGGCGCCGTCGCGTTCACGCTGTCGCTGGTCTTGCGGCTCAACATGCTGCTCGGGCGCGTGATGATGCAGCTCAACGGCATATTGCGAAATCTCGGCGTCCTGGAAAACTCCAAGGCGCTGATCTCGCAGCCGCTTGGCCTTGTCGATGCGCCGGATGCGAAAGAGCTTGTCGTCGCCGGCGGCCGCATCGAGGTGAAGAATGTCGAGTTCCACTACGGCAAGGGTTTTGGCGTGCTGAATGGCATCGACCTTGTGGTCAAGCCTGGCGAGAAGGTCGGGCTGGTCGGGCCGTCGGGCGCGGGCAAGACGACGCTCGCCAACCTCATCTTGCGCCTCTACGACCTCGAGAGCGGCAAAATCCTGATCGACGGGCAAGACGTCGCCGAGGTGACGCAGAACTCGCTGCGCGCCAATATCGGCGTGGTCAGCCAGGACACGGCGCTGTTCCACCGCTCGCTGCGCGACAACATCAAGCTCGGCATGCCGGACGCGACCGAGGCCGAGGTGATCGCGGCGGCGAAGAAGGCCGAGGCGCACGAGTTCATATTGGGCCTGCGCGACAACCGGGACCGTACCGGCTACGAGGCTTTTGTCGGCGAGCGCGGCGTGAAACTGTCGGGCGGCCAGCGCCAGCGCGTCGCGATCGCCCGCGTCTTCCTCAAGGATGCGCCGATCCTGATCCTCGACGAGGCGACCTCGGCGCTCGATTCCGACATCGAGGCGGCGATCCAGGAGAATCTGGCCAGGCTGATGGAGAACAAGACGGTCATCGCCATAGCGCACCGGCTGTCGACCATCGCCGCGCTCGACCGTCTTGTGGTGCTGGACGGAGGCCGCATCGTCGAACAGGGCACGCATGACGAGCTGGTGGCGCTCGACGGGCTCTATGCGCGGCTGTGGAAGCGGCAGTCCGGCGGCTTCCTCTACCACGAGGAAAGCGTGCTGGAAGAGACACGGCCGGCGGAGTAGGGCATGGCAGCGTCGCCTGATATCGGCTACGTCCTCAAGCGGCTACGGCCAACCGCGCCGGCCTTCGATGCGCTGAAGGAGGAGAGCCGGCTGGAAGGCTACTGGATGCTGGTGCGGCTGGCGGATGGCTGGGCGGGCGGCCGCAACAAGTTCCTGAAACGAGGCGAGGCGCTGTTTGGTGCATGGCATGGCCGAGAACTCGCTGGTGTGTGCGGGTTGAACATCGATCCTTATTTCGAAGGCAGGGACCACGGCCGGGTCAGGCACCTGTTCGTCAGCGCGCGTCATCGCCGCAGCGGCATTGGCCGCATGCTGGTCGAGACCGTCATTGACAGGGCACGTCAGCATTTTGCCGTGCTGAACACCCGCGCGCCACAAGAAGCCTTTGGGTTCTATGAACGGCTTGGCTTCCAGCCGGTGGTGGGCGAAGAATTCGTCACGCACCGCATGATGCTCTCTCAAGACAGAAAAGGAGGCTGAGATGTCACTGCGTCCGCCATCCCTAGGCGCCTCGGCTGCCGAAGCCGCGTTCGACGCCCTCGGCCATGAGATACTGGCTGAAAAGGCCGCAGCGCTCGGCCGTGCCGGCCAACGGGTCGAGGAAACGCTGGCCAAGCTCCGTCAGAACAACGACGACGAGGAGCAGCGACTGCGGCTGCTCAAGGAGGCTGCCGCAGCGGTGCACGCCTATTTCATCCAGCGTGAACTCTGCGGCCTGCGCCGGCATGAGTCGGTCATCCGCGAATACGATATCCCAAGGGCCGTGCTGGTCAGGCTCGGTGCAAGCTAGAGGTCATCAGCCGGCAACAATCATTCCAGCCATTCGGTGATGAAGCTGCCGTTTTCGTGGATGTCGGTCGTTTCGAGCGGGCCTGGGCCGAGATTGGTGAATTTGTGCGGCGTATCAGGCGGCACGATCAGGATCTGGCCGGCCGTGGCCTCGATCTGCTGGTCGCCGATCGTGAACAGGCCGGTGCCTTGCCGGATGATGAAGATTTCACAATAGGGATGCGTGTGCAGGCGCGGGCCGCCGCCAATCTCTTCCTGATAGTTGAAAATCAGGCAGGAGTTGGAGTCGTAGGCGCCGCATTGCAGTTCGCCCTGCCAGCGGCCGGGCGTCCTGGTCCAGGTCTCGCGGTCGATGATGTGTGCCATAGCCTCTAACCCTTCGTCGGTATCCAGGGGTTGAAAAGCTTCACGCCGGTGCCTTCAAAATCCTTGGTGTTGCGGGTCACGACTGTCAAGTTTTTGACGAGCGCGGTAGCGGCTATGAGGGCGTCGCGCTCCGGCTTTGGATCGGGAACGTGAAGGTTTGCGCAACGCACGACAACAGCCTTGTCTATGCTCAATATCCGGTCGTCAAACTGTGGAATGAGTGTCTGATCCAACCACTCACGGTACATGGTGGCCTGGCGAGTATCCTTCCTCGACAAGAGCAATGTTCCGATTTCGAGTTCCAGGATCGAAATGACCGACATGAAAAAGCTGGCGATGTCGTGGGTCTCTGACCAGGCCAAAACGTTGCGATCGGCCTTGTCCCGACGACGCAGATTCGAAACGACATTGGTGTCAAGAATGAACATCAGTCGAGTTCGGGAATCTTGAAAAACGGTCCTTCCAGGCGAGGTGGTTCCCAGTCGAAATCTGCTTCGGGGCGATCATCGGCAATCGCGTCCGCGAGGCTTCTCGGCTTCTTCTCTAAACGCTGATATTCCTCCATCGACATCAGCACATGGGAGGGCTTGCCGCGGTCGGTAATGATGACCGGCCCGTTCTTGGCTGCCCGTTTGGCATGCGCCGTGTCCTGGTTGAATTCACGGCTCGACATGATGGTTATCGTCTTCGTCGAGATATTCATATCAACACCTCCATCCGGAAGATGTAGACATATTGCTACATTCGGCCAAGCTCGTCAAATTTCTCTTCGTGCGGAACGCCCGCGACAATCTGCCCTTGTGGCCTCAGCCCGCTGGACAAAAACGGGCTTCACGCATAAACCGAAATCCAAATGCCGGAGGAATTCGCTAGCTTGTTCGCCATGCGCTGTCGGGCCGGCGCGATGGAGC
This region of Mesorhizobium sp. C432A genomic DNA includes:
- a CDS encoding ABC transporter ATP-binding protein, yielding MFSWFERRLDPFPAAEPVEPPKTLVAFCVHYTRGAWPYIIVDAVLVTAIAIAEVWMFGFMGHIVDWLSGQNRETFLQTESWKLAGMAFVVLFALPGTVWLHSLLNQQTLMGNYPMRIRWQVHRYLLKQSMSFYQDEFAGRIATKLMQTALAVRECVIKVIEVLNYVIVYFLGMLFIVGSADLRLAAPLGVWLLGYIGLLRYIIPKLGKVGEAQANARSTMTGRVVDSYTNIQTVKLFSHARREATFAKEGMAGFLDTVYRSMRLVTVLYGLLYILNALLLFSVTALALWLWLGQAVTIGAVAVVIGLVLRMWGMSQWIMWEMSSLFENIGTVQDGIASISLPRLVEDRPGAKDIAVTKGEIRFDDIRFHYGKQKGVIENLSLTVKPGEKVGIVGRSGAGKSTLVNLLLRFYDLENGRILIDGQEIASVTQDSLRAQIGMVTQDTSLLHRSVRDNILYGRPDATEEMLVEAAGRAEALEFIGRLSDHTGRKGLDAHVGDRGVKLSGGQRQRIAIARVMLKDAPILILDEATSALDSEAEAAIQENLYKLMQGKTVIAIAHRLSTIAAMDRLVVLDKGRVIEEGSHEELVASGGLYAQLWQRQSGGFLLDDGPVDAANDAVANDIGVKGEAAE
- a CDS encoding ABC transporter ATP-binding protein; amino-acid sequence: MMTAVYRWFEDWVYPFREPADLRPPPSVGGFLWHYVGQAKFAFFAMLVIGGIAPLIEAGLFYFVGRLVDILDQLPGERSWDALWTAAGPELVFMIAVVLVIRTVVVGLSALVNEQTITPGFYNLVRWQAHRHVSRQSYTFFQNDFAGRIATKVWQAGQATGDLMESFIEVIWFMLIYTVTTLALVAGLDLRLAVLVVIWILAFAWLAKLYLPSIRRHAEATAEAGSMINGRIIDSYSNVQTLKLFSADGDDRYIKNGFDIYLDALRPFTRRLTGVRMALTTLSGIMITAIGCFAVYLWVEGSITVGAVAFTLSLVLRLNMLLGRVMMQLNGILRNLGVLENSKALISQPLGLVDAPDAKELVVAGGRIEVKNVEFHYGKGFGVLNGIDLVVKPGEKVGLVGPSGAGKTTLANLILRLYDLESGKILIDGQDVAEVTQNSLRANIGVVSQDTALFHRSLRDNIKLGMPDATEAEVIAAAKKAEAHEFILGLRDNRDRTGYEAFVGERGVKLSGGQRQRVAIARVFLKDAPILILDEATSALDSDIEAAIQENLARLMENKTVIAIAHRLSTIAALDRLVVLDGGRIVEQGTHDELVALDGLYARLWKRQSGGFLYHEESVLEETRPAE
- a CDS encoding GNAT family N-acetyltransferase, which produces MAASPDIGYVLKRLRPTAPAFDALKEESRLEGYWMLVRLADGWAGGRNKFLKRGEALFGAWHGRELAGVCGLNIDPYFEGRDHGRVRHLFVSARHRRSGIGRMLVETVIDRARQHFAVLNTRAPQEAFGFYERLGFQPVVGEEFVTHRMMLSQDRKGG
- a CDS encoding DUF6665 family protein, with product MSLRPPSLGASAAEAAFDALGHEILAEKAAALGRAGQRVEETLAKLRQNNDDEEQRLRLLKEAAAAVHAYFIQRELCGLRRHESVIREYDIPRAVLVRLGAS
- a CDS encoding cupin domain-containing protein encodes the protein MAHIIDRETWTRTPGRWQGELQCGAYDSNSCLIFNYQEEIGGGPRLHTHPYCEIFIIRQGTGLFTIGDQQIEATAGQILIVPPDTPHKFTNLGPGPLETTDIHENGSFITEWLE
- a CDS encoding type II toxin-antitoxin system VapC family toxin: MFILDTNVVSNLRRRDKADRNVLAWSETHDIASFFMSVISILELEIGTLLLSRKDTRQATMYREWLDQTLIPQFDDRILSIDKAVVVRCANLHVPDPKPERDALIAATALVKNLTVVTRNTKDFEGTGVKLFNPWIPTKG
- a CDS encoding type II toxin-antitoxin system Phd/YefM family antitoxin, which codes for MNISTKTITIMSSREFNQDTAHAKRAAKNGPVIITDRGKPSHVLMSMEEYQRLEKKPRSLADAIADDRPEADFDWEPPRLEGPFFKIPELD